The sequence below is a genomic window from Mercenaria mercenaria strain notata chromosome 14, MADL_Memer_1, whole genome shotgun sequence.
AATAAATATTACAGTATTTAACATATCCTACTGCCTCCCAGCCAATGtcaatttgcaataaaatattataatctgGCTACAATTAAAGGATATCATAGAATATTCGACAAAGAATACGTTCGCTTTGGTCGTATAATAACTGCAAGTATTCTCTTCCATATGCTACGCATTCAGTGTGAAAGGCAGTATTGTTATAATCTGGCTTTTATTCAAGCAAGGATATCAACGTTTGTAATGCTTCTCGTGCAGTAACTAAGTTGCCCATTAAAACTAAGTTAAAAACTGGTATGTCAAAATTTTACCTTTGTGCTTAACCGTCTACACCATAATAAGTTCTTATTTTGCATAACCTGTTGTTTCACATATTACTTTCATCCATTTATATacttgtttatttaagaaataatgaatctgttcctatattttatcagttaataaaatatgggcaggagtttggatgcgtaagtgcgtagcacgagtggtttaattatcattcgcatccgaacgactgctcatCTTTTactaactgataaaattattggaacatatctattatttcgattctaacactcTTTGTATTAACTCCACGGTTTTAATACAGCATTGACCGCGAAGTGTTGttatttatatatgtccaaattttCCTATTGtgcattaaattcaaatgtaaaccaGAGGTCAGTTAACCCCttcaatcttacactaaaacaaactaACATCCTCTCTATATATAATATTCTATAGAGCATAAAGAACAATTTACGGCAATTTTGCCGaattaatgggaattttttttttttttgaaaattcggTACAATGCATGCCAATGTGTTCAAATCACTTGTGTCAGTTGTGTCCCATACCTGTCTAGAAAATAATAAGCAttatattgggggggggggggggcaaacaaAAAACGCGAGAATATGGGAAACCTTGGGAATACGAGAAAAGGGTAACGAGTGACATGGTcacaagtgaaaatgtgaaaatataagatatggtgttcatgagtgaaaggtattttgatattacatgtaaaacaaataaattttcattttatttcctgttttgactaaatttacccattttatagtttcttaccagtgaaaatttatattatttttttccgactgtgaaaataccagatatatttcactcttatattttgataattcgctgaaaaacatgtaataatttttttctaaaaccgtTTTATTTCCAGTCAATTGTGTAACTGCAAAGGAAGTATACTAATATATATCTCTGCTTGTAAGCAGGACTGAGTTAACACAACGTTAAAATAAGTATCAAAACTTCAGTTATTcatataaacaaaactttcataaatttcacatttgttaaataatttaggacttttcatgctattgaaaacatttttatttggtttaatttgcgAAAGATATATAcaagttcagaactagtaaaaccttcttttgttcattaactgaaaaatcttaaggatgtaggaacgatttttttctaatgttaagaatgttttcatactctgtgagcttgaagaacattagtttccaagacaaacaagagaagaaaaaacagagGTCAccaaactcgttttaattttatagggcatttccttcacccactgtttaagcatttctgaaattttgtaaaattgaaaaaaaaaatggtggtaccttataaaacatataatatcccatttaatgttacaGGGATTTCacgtcttacaggttaatatgaatacaaggtgatgtcagtattatataagcatcaatgtcactaacaaatctctttcatttttatatgttgacataattaccccatccactttattttcagtggaaaaaacgtatttagatctaaaaaaaaaatctgacgttaagatttttctaaatattttgcagttttaatgacacacaaaaatgcttcaaaatggaaagaaaaaagttggggccaccgtgcatctaagagatttatttttaaaaaagctgttaaaaactggtgaattttgatattttttgttctttttgcttGAGTATATTTTTCTAGATACTATAAAGAGCTATCTTAAAAACTTtgatttcaattatagcttatcttTATATGTATCAATCAGGAAAATAtcaaaccaaacctgatctactttaatagatatttgaaattacctacccctaccccattgtaaatcttacgtcaattttaggaaaatgccagccaaaaataagagtgaaaaaaatttattcgcaaaaagtagaatctatttggttaaatggtacattattagccatattttaattatttagcattaatttttggcaaaacttttgttagaaagcaatatgcgaagaaacatttttcaaaatggcggatattctgaaaaaaacgctcgtacatccttaagatcacaaacaggtaaatagttttccctatatattctatataaaactgacattttttaaagagctaccaaacatagctagacccatttcagagaacaaatccttacctcattttaaagagttatgataaaactgatatgaaatgaagagaaaagtaggggtcgtgtatcttctaagagagatttctcttgtcacatttgcttactgtaaaatcacatcaaaatcacactgctgtgaccttgaagtactactcatactaaaattgagcttcacttcaccaaatacaaacTGCTATCCCATttgtcctaccaaaatgtcaaaaatacatccacaatgaaatttaaacagaaactagctttaatttagacctttGTTGCTATGCcaagtgttcaaaaacctgtccgccattacgtgactagaccagatggctcccacgctggttcttttactatagttaggcctataagaaaactggttttctgtaatagtctcaatttcatttgaatagtaccagtaacatatcTGCATAAAAAATActaagtttcagcttgattaaatcagttttcaaggttttatggcattttcagtaacgcgtgtctctgcgccaattttccttcaaaattgatgtcgcgacataatttttaaccagttcttctggcctgagctggtttttgccctattttataaatttttactataatttgcaagcaaattacacacttacactttgaaatataccaaatgtcccctctgaaagctataaatggaaaaaaatagtgtgtaaatgtgcattttttaaaaaaaaaaaaaaaatacacccaaaacagtgattttttttggtttttatcaatttttgtagcaaaatttcagtgaaatactagtccatttatatcaatatctagACAAATCTCAATGTTtgccacattttcttataggtcacaaacaggtaaatagttttccctatataatctttataaaactgacattttttaaagagctaccaaacatagatAGACCCGTTTCAgaaaacaaatccttacctcattttaaagagttacgataaaactgatataaaatgaagagaaaagtaggggtcatgtatcttctaagagagatttctcttgtcatatttgcttactgtaaactcacatcaaaatcacactgctgtgacctggaagtactgctcatactaaaattgagtttcacttcaccaaatacaaacTGCTCTCCCATTTGTCctaccaaaatataaaaaaaaatacatccacaatgttTAAACAgtaactagctttaatttagacctctgttgccatgccaagtgaaaaattagtgttcaaaaacctgtccgccattacgcgactagaccagatggctcccacacTAGTTCCTTTACTATTGTTAGGCTTTCACATGGGACtgctgaaccgtccaaatacggaaaaaatacaggttttttgtaTGCACGTTcgtccaatacggtaatatattgtacggtcacgtgctgcaaataaacgttcacgattggataaataaaatagatatagaataaactGAAATAATCATTGAACAACCCATGCACGATAAAGTATATGACCAGTATCGTATAAGTCGTTTCATGTAGTCACCGTATACATGTTTAATAAGAAGAGACATACAGATAAAGTTTAAACTTGTTCTactcatgtttaaatcaatataaatcTGGTGGTCGTGTAAAAATGTCATTTCTGCCACAGTGGATAATCTAATGAATTTCAATATCTGTTTTGGAAACTGCCGAATGATTGGTCGGTCCTACATAGGACTGTCTAGTCGTACATGACTCACGTATACGACTACATACAAAGGACGGGACTACATTAAATCGTTCGCTTATTTGTCTTTGTATGAATTTTTATCCATTAGATacaagatttttgtttgtttgaatattAAGTGAAGAAAGGTTTCTTCAACACACCGGTTCGTCTAACACAAAAAGCTACAAAAAAGTAATGGGTTCGCCTTAACTCTAAAAGAAGTTCACTGTATGGATAGGATCGTGCTGGTGTTAATAAACATGCGTTTacactttattttcagttactaGTAGTTTtgtacatataaagaaaaaatgaaaatattacgaCGTTcgaaaataaacttaaaataaaacaagatgaagaatgttttataacttttatttagCATATTAAAAACGAGATAGTAAGAATAACATTTACATATTCTGATTCCgcattttgtaaaagaaaaaaaatctttgttttagaGTAAGACTGGAATATTGAGTGAAAATCAGATGCAACATTTATAAGACTGGTGTTTTAAGGCAGTTAAGTGAATTATCTAATAATCTAATGTCCAAAAAAACTGACGTATGACTGGCCTGTCTTGTAAAGATCATctattcttgcctacctatcggggaaagtatacatttatccgagcacgcgccgaggatagatattcctgtctttccctagggaaaaaccttgtctaataTAGCGTGCACCacggtgacgtcacatagtactggtaccattgtgacgtcataaactttataaataatgtcaggaaatacccaaacttATTTGTCTTcagatctattttgaacatgataggcaagaaaaatgatctaacatgcctgcctgtgtaagacagctgttttccctaccctcgggacagcatggataaaaaacctcgctaacgctcggttttccattccacactgtccctcgggtagggaaaaccccgtcttacacaggcaggcatgtaagatccttatagtctcaCAGGACTCATGTGACGTGATTTATATTACGTACGACTAGAATTTTGGGCTAGTTGTACGGGACAATATTGTTAGCCACTGCCTTTGGCAAAAGTTCCATGAAATAAAAGCGCAAATcgataaaaacataaatgtaaacagcaaatttaaaaactgaaagtCGTAATTTTTGTGTTAATTCATTATAttactttgggtttttttttgcaaatattttttgaatgaaaAGGTCAGTGATTATCACGAAAAAGTCCTCTTTGCCTTTATTTCTCtcataaatgttcaaaattttcaTCAATTGTCCTTGTCACCAGTGAAACGTTACATTACAGTTAATgatattttgggaataaatacaCTATTGCGATGTGGTTTGGTATTTTATTacgttttaattttgaaaaatgaagaGCGTCAAACACTTTTTGACCGTGTAGGGGCAGTATTAATGTACTTGCTTTTGTATAGGTATCTGCATGTCACAATTGCAAGTGATTcacagtaaaaacattttttttttgtgactgaCAAACCAActtattttttaatgtatctGGACATGGAAAATAATTTGCGCTCGTGATATGACATGTTGTACATAATTTCTCGTATATTGTACCACGGTGCATTAGCTTCCGGCGAAACAGTGCGAGTATGACGCGCAAAGGTTACGCGACTTATGTCAAAAGAATTTCCCCCATTTAATACTAATAATATATTAATTGTTTTGACAATGAGCATGTTAATATTACGAGAACAATAAATTTTCACGTGTCTTTAAAGCTTTTGCcacatttttattcattaaacGCATTTTATTAATGTGACAAAACGTTTTACATTGTATGTAAATCTGATGATACACCAGAATATATGTAAACTCTATACACGTTTGTCACCTATATTTTTTCTCGAAATATTTCGTAATAATTCAAGCCTTACTTAAGAAAGCTGGAACTTGTTTTTACATGGAAATCGAATTGTTTCTCAGTGAAAATGAAATATCCGTTAAAAATAAGGGAAACATGTTTTAACCAAGACGCGTTTGTTTGCTTAAAAGTCGGGTACACACACACAATCTATATCATATGGTGAGTTTTCAGCTTTTAACGGGGAAGGAAGACAGACGGTGGACACCTTGGCAGAATCACCGATCTTCCTTAAGCCTCGCGGGATGTTTTTGTACAACCTTTGTAGCTTTTCGGACTCAAAAAGGTtaggggcaaatgattcgaagtcagctaTTTTAACCAATCGACCACGAAGGTTCTTAGATTGAGAAGGGTTGAAAATCATTATGTTTCCTTGTATATTTTCAGTTCCACTGCCACCCAACAGTTTCCAAGCCTTTAGAAGGCAGGCAATCATCCAACATCAACCCATTATACACCATCAGACAATTATACAACATCCATCAGTTCTTACTCGTTCCCAGGCACAGACCTCAACACAAGGTCAAACAAATAGAAGTTCAAAGAAAACAAACGGTACTACAACAGCAACAACtgctactaccactaccactacggAACCACCAGAAGTGGATGATGACTTTTTGCCACCACAGCAAAGGTCAAGGACACGACCTACATACATCAACTATGATTATTATTACAACTATAATGATGCACCGACAACAAATGGATACGATTATTTTGGTCTAGGGTTCGGATTTAATGGCGCTGTTGTTTCGGGCGGTGTGTCGAGAGAAGTAGACTACGACTATAACCCTCCAGCCACACAACCACCGCATCGAACACAAAACCCTCGACCAACACAAGCAACAAAATCAACAAGCACGACAACAACAGCTACGACAACAAAATCACAGACAACAACGGCAGAAACACCCGAACCAGACGATGATATGATTACTAATCCAGCTACCGTAAAGTCTGGGGCACCTATCCAAGAAACTTACACCGGATATTGCTTTTGTTCTCCTTTAAAATACTGTCCAGTCGACTCAATACCTCGCGGAGGGCTGTGCCATAATTTCTTGGCATATTTCACTAATCTTAGATTTATACGCTGTTGTTACAGCCCAAGTGTAGCCAGAAGCCTGCAGTTGTGAATTGTCGCTATAAGTAGGAAATGTGTACTTACTGTCTTTCGTCAAACTCattcttttttcttcaaagtGGCTGTAATGGCTGAAAACCATGTATCATCTTGATTTATCATGCAGTTTTTTAAACTGCGGTTTTGAGTTGAATTGTAATTTCAGCAGATTTCAGACACCCAGTCATATAAGTTTacagactgaaaaatctttaaagttATGGATTATCCGTATCTGTAAAAACTCAGATATCCTTACACCTTCAGTCGGTAATTGCCCTTTCTCAGGAACTTTTTCTGACAACTCTTCTggctgtaattttttttatttcaggactATTATTGATTTTGTGTACTTGGTCTGTAAACATTACCACAAATATACCGTATTTTCTAACATACagatgatataaatttgtttgtttcaatgtaaggtCGAAATATCTTTTACCAAGTGGACACCAGAAGCAATATTTCCAGATACAAAACTTTGATATCTGTTGTTCACGactgaaagatatttcgatcttgtCGCTGTTGGCCTTCTAATGCTTTCATTTCGCTATGTCTGTTTCTGGAAAACTAACTTTCATTAGATAAGTAAATGATTTATTACCTACATTTATTTCATGGTTTTTCAGTAATACTGGGGAAAAAAGGTTGAATAATCCTTTGACATTCTTAATAATTGAATGAATGTAGCAGCATGTTCCGTATTTAATGTATGACACTCTGTTTCTACAGGTACGTATGTTCAGTTTAAAActatgactgaataagtttgtagatGAAAACAAATTGATTCACGGAGGGCCTAAATtggatccgaccttgcaaaatccacgagagccgattacaaaatcccagatctagctactgttgtataatgacccttttattatatacctatacttttttgtttgttgttttgttattgaacgaaatcttaaatgtttatccatgttaaaatggaactaagtgaagtttttatgtgcgctatttatcgAACTAGGAGAGGAGGGGCCAAACTATAGtttgcctccccccccccccccccccccccccccccccaatattttggaaaagagatataacttgcagtctaatataacatttacttagcatcatataattctttcaacctgatttctgatttgcatatGGCTTCCCTTGTATTccgacttgtctctttccgtagtgtgagtactgaaatctgtacgcgccatgCCAAGGATcgtttgattatattttataaagataatatatcattgagcgcaatcactacagttccggtttgagtgtctgcaaaatctatgtagGCCTAaatattaagcctgtttacgcatgtaaacgttatgtatttttttgtttttcattgtccattcaagggaaatgatatttccacaactttatatcacaattagacaaatgcagcgctaattgattgtatgtccagggcttcaacagaagaatgtaaaaaatggcacacttaattagaacaatacagaatatgactgattaagacagttcagtgcctagccGTATGTGTATCATTAGAATAACTCagtgattgctaaaacatagaggcttgagcccatttggcccctgtacaaggctttggcATGAATAATACACCAGGGATACCTGCCCCCCCccccggtcgaaaaggtttgccccccccccccccccccccaaagttaaactcgctcctacacCCAtgtgcatattaatgaaagtagttcgGCAgtatacaatacggaaggtacaatacggaataatatttgatatattggtGAAATGTTCATTTAGCATATTTAATATATTAGTATGTCACTCTATAACTCGACCATTATTCATTAACTTAGCTGGTAATACTATGCCCTTGTCTACAGTACTCATGTTTGAGATATTTCTAATACTAGTATTTTTCCAAAGATAGCTTgtgcttttgttttcttttacagccTGATTGTAAATAtcctttttacttttcttaatcaTTAATGAAATCTTATTACGCagaattttatactttttaaattctttatttctATGCAGGTGGTCTATTTGAAAAATCGCATGTTTTATTTGCTGGCTGAGTATCACGCTTaaccctttttgtttttaaaggcgCATGTTTTGAAAGAACATCATTAATAATATTATAGAATAATTGTAATGACAGGATGGGGTCATTCACTGTTTCAATAGTATCAAATGGCGCAATAGAGAGTTCATTCCTAAAATTTACTTCATCAAATTTTTTAAACGACTATAAGTTAtagttttatgtgttttattttggtttttagtttttgtatgttttagtgATCTTGTAAAACATACTGAGAAGTGATTACTTATACTATAAGCGGGTACTAATACTTCGGTAATTAGATCGCATCTAGTTGTGTAAATGTGATCACTGATAGACAAGCTGTCCTTTGTAACACGTGTCGGTAAGTTGACTGTGTCAAGCCAAATTTCAATAACACATGTtgccattttttatttacaaaatggcCTGATATTTTGTTAGGTATGTACTTAATGTTAATGTCCCCAAGAATATGAGTTTCAAAATTTAAGCGATCAACTTTATCTAGTGTCTGTTCAAAAGTGTCTATCCATAATTGATTAGCATCCGGAGGTCTATATACAAACATTATAAGGAACGGTTTAGAATTATCATATTTTACCTGAAAACAGATTGATGCAGTTATCTCGGTGTTCGAGATCAGCACGATATGGTACTTTATtggctatacatgtatatacatgtattagtatacctccaccttttttcCCAATCCTGTCTTTCCTTTCACAAGTATAATTACGTCTCACATAAGCCTAAAACGTCTGTGCATTTATTTGAACCTAAATGATATCGTATCTGATCAAGTTTATTAAGGACTTGTCTAATATTTAAACTGGCAATATGTAGTCCTCGTTTATTATCTGAAAAGATGTTcgtatcttcatcatcatcatcaccatcaccatcatcatcatcatctttattaTTGTGTGGCATTAATACATCTTTTATGCAAAGTGACCTTTCATTAGAACGCACAGAAGCTTTGAAGTTAGT
It includes:
- the LOC123528208 gene encoding uncharacterized protein LOC123528208; translated protein: MNLHIKFSTALLMITVATVYSRVPLPPNSFQAFRRQAIIQHQPIIHHQTIIQHPSVLTRSQAQTSTQGQTNRSSKKTNGTTTATTATTTTTTEPPEVDDDFLPPQQRSRTRPTYINYDYYYNYNDAPTTNGYDYFGLGFGFNGAVVSGGVSREVDYDYNPPATQPPHRTQNPRPTQATKSTSTTTTATTTKSQTTTAETPEPDDDMITNPATVKSGAPIQETYTGYCFCSPLKYCPVDSIPRGGLCHNFLAYFTNLRFIRCCYSPSVARSLQL